From the Streptomyces sp. NBC_00091 genome, the window CTCCTCGATGTCGGCCTGGGCCTGCTGCGGGGTGACCCAGCCGAGGGTGAGGTGGACGGGGTTGGAGGGCATCGGCAGGGCGGAGAGGACCAGCTTGTAGGTACCGGGGAGGAGGTCGACGGTGAGGCCGGCGGTGTCGCCGAACGAGCTGCCGGCGAAGACGCGGGGGTGGCCTTCGAGGTCGATGGCCGCGTAGCCGCCGAGCGCGGTGACGGCGATGCGGTAGCGGCCCTCCGTCTCGATGGTCAGCTGGCCCTCGTAGAAGTAGTCGGGCTCGGTGGAGGGGCCGGCCGGGACCTCGCCCTCGCGGAAGGCGGGGACGAGCGCCGACTCCGGGATGGGGCGCCCGGCCGGGTCCTCGCCGATGCGGAACTCGACGGCGTCCTCGCCGAGGCGGGTGCGCAGGACCTCCAGCGGGGTGGCGGCGTGCTCCGGGACGACGAGGGCGCTGCCGACGCCGGCGGTCTTGGGGGTGGTGGCGGGGCGGCCGATGACGGCGAGGCCGTGCGGGGTGCGGCCGGGCTCGGTGAGCTCGTCGGCGGACAGCGGCAGGACGCCCCGGGGGTTGTGCAGGAGCACCGAGCCGGCGGTGGCCACTTCCAGGGCCAGGGCGCGGCCGCGCTCGGGGTCGCGTGCGGTCTCGGGGCGGGGGGTGTCGGTGCCGAGGAGGCCGAAGCGGGCCATCTGGCCGACGATGCGGGCGACGGCGCGGTCCAGGACGGCCTCGTCGATGCGGCCTTCGGCGATGGCCTCGCGCAGCGGCTCGCCGAGGTGGGCGCCGTCGGGCATCTCCTGGTCGAGGCCGCGCTCGATGGCGACGGTGTCGTGGACGGCGTCCCAGTCGGACATCACCCAGCCCTCGAAGCCCCACTCCTCGCGCAGGACGGTGTTCAGCAGGGTCTCGTTCTGGCAGCTGGGGTGGCCGTTGACGCCGTTGGTGGCGCCCATGAGCGCGCCGGCGCCGGCCTGGACGGCGGCCTCGAAGGCGGGGAACTCGATCTCGCGCAGGGTCCGTTCGTCGACGCGGGTGTCGACGGCCATCCGGTTCTCTTCCTGGTTGTTGGCCGCGAAGTGCTTCGGCATGGCGATGACGCCCTGGGACTGGATGCCGTTGATCACCGCGGTGCCGATGGCGGTGACCAGCAGCGGGTCCTCGCCGTACAGCTCGAAGTTGCGTCCGCCGAAGGGCTGGCGCAGCACGTTGATCATCGGGCCGATCAGGACGTCCTGGCGCTTGGCGCGGGCCTCGTGGCCGAGGTACTCGCCGTAGCGGGCGGCCAGTTCGTCGTCGAAGGTGCAGGACAGCGCGATGGGGGCGGGCAGCGCGGTGGTGGTCTTGCGCTTCATGCGGACGCCGGCCGGGCCGTCGGTCATCCGCAGCTCCGGGATGCCGAGGCGGGGGACGCCGGGGATGTAGCCGGACTGGCCGAGGCGCTCGGGGTCGTCGGAGCCGTGGACGAAGGAGAGCTTCTCGTCGAGGGTCATGGCCTGGACGAGCGCGGTCACGTCGACGGGGGTCTGCGGGGTCATCGGTGGTCACTTCCGGTTCGTTCGGCGGCGGGCGGGGTGGTGTCCGGGCGGGCCGGCAGCAGCGCGCGGGCGGGGGCGTTGGCCTTGAGGAGCATTTCGTCGTACTCGTCGTGGGGGTCGGAGCCGAGCACGATGGCGCCGCCGGCACCGATGCGCCAGCGCCCGTCGGCGAGGACCATGGTCCGGATGACGATGTTGAGGTCGGTGGTTCCGTTGCAGGAGAGGTAGCCGATGGCGCCGGAGTAGATGCCGCGGGCCCGGCCCTCCAGGGACTCGATGATCTCCAGGGTGCGCTGCTTGGGCGCGCCGGTCATCGAGCCGCCGGGGAAGCAGGCGCGGACGCAGTCGAGTGCGTCGTTGCCGTCCTTGAGGGTGCCGCGGATGGTGGAGACGAGCTGGTGGACGGTGGCGTAGCTCTCGGCGGCCATCAGGACGGGGACGTGGACCGAGCCGACCTCGCAGACGCGTCCGAGGTCGTTGCGCATCAGGTCGACGATCATCAGGTTCTCGGCGCGGGTCTTGGCGCTGGCGATCAGCTCGCGGCGGGCGTGCTCGTCCTCGGCGGGGGTGGCGCCGCGCGGGGCCGTGCCCTTGATCGGCTTGGCCTCGGCGACCCGGTCGGCGGTGATCTTGAGGAAGCGTTCCGGGGAGGAGCAGGCCACCTCGGTGCCGTCGAGCCGCAGGTAGGCGGCGTACGGTGCGGGGTTGGCCCGGCGCAGCCGGCGGTAGGTGGTGAAGCCGTCGTCGGCCGCGGGGATCTCGGCGACGTTGGTCAGGCAGATCTCGTAGCTCTCGCCGGCGGTCAGGTACTCCTGGCTGCGCAGGACGTCCTGGACGTAGGCCTCGCGGTCCCGGGCGAGGCGGGGCTCCACGCCGGGCGTCCCGGGGCCGTCGGAGGGCGCGGCGGCCGGGGCCGCAGCGGGCTCCTGCCGGGCGAGGGCGCCGGCGGTGTCGGCGAGCCAGCGGGTGGCGCCGTCGGCGGTGGCCGGGTCGGTGCTGAGGGCGAGGAGGTAGGTGCGGCCCTCCTGGTGGTCGACGGCGAGGAACCGGTCCGCGAAGATCCAGACGGCGTCCGGGGTCGGGGCGGAGTACCGGTTCGGGGATCCGCAGTCGCCCTTCAGTTCGTAGCCGAAGTAGCCGACGTAGCCGCCGGTGAAGTCGAAGGGCAGCGGCGGGGCGTCGATGACCCGGCGGGCGAGTTCCCGCTGGAGGTAGTCGAAGACGGACTCCCGGTGCCTGGCCGGTATGGCGGAGTCGACCTCCACGACGCCCTCGTCGACCCGGTAGCGGACGGTCTCGGCGAGCGGGCCGCGGGCGTCGCCCAGGAAGGAGAACCGGGACAGGCCGGGCTCCACGCGG encodes:
- a CDS encoding glycoside hydrolase family 3 protein, producing MTPQTPVDVTALVQAMTLDEKLSFVHGSDDPERLGQSGYIPGVPRLGIPELRMTDGPAGVRMKRKTTTALPAPIALSCTFDDELAARYGEYLGHEARAKRQDVLIGPMINVLRQPFGGRNFELYGEDPLLVTAIGTAVINGIQSQGVIAMPKHFAANNQEENRMAVDTRVDERTLREIEFPAFEAAVQAGAGALMGATNGVNGHPSCQNETLLNTVLREEWGFEGWVMSDWDAVHDTVAIERGLDQEMPDGAHLGEPLREAIAEGRIDEAVLDRAVARIVGQMARFGLLGTDTPRPETARDPERGRALALEVATAGSVLLHNPRGVLPLSADELTEPGRTPHGLAVIGRPATTPKTAGVGSALVVPEHAATPLEVLRTRLGEDAVEFRIGEDPAGRPIPESALVPAFREGEVPAGPSTEPDYFYEGQLTIETEGRYRIAVTALGGYAAIDLEGHPRVFAGSSFGDTAGLTVDLLPGTYKLVLSALPMPSNPVHLTLGWVTPQQAQADIEEAVEAARGARAAVVFAYDELAELIDRPALALPGLQDALITAVAKANPNTVVVLNTGSSPTMPWLEDVAAVLDVWYPGEMGAEATDALLFGDANPSGKLTQSFPVDADHTSVAGDPLRYPGVDGRVEYQEGIFVGYRWHDEHAVAPLFPFGHGLSYTTFGYEDLRLTGQGSELKVSCTLRNTGERAGRETVQVYLGSSPDVTAPQAPKALAGYATAHLEPGASTVVEIVLDARRFEYWNTDTAAWTVAAGPRTVSVGRSSQDLPLTATVHVDPAGTVSP
- the pabB gene encoding aminodeoxychorismate synthase component I, giving the protein MRTLLIDNHDSYTYNLFQLLAEVNGQEPVVIANDAAAVADLDLDGFDNIVISPGPGHPARSRDFGVSRDVLVKASVPVLGVCLGHQGLAVWAGGEVVPAPVPVHGEVARVRHDGDELFAGIPEEFGAVRYHSLCVAQPLPSDLEATAWSEDGVVMALRHRLMPRWGVQFHPESIETEYGRRMLANFRDLTLADRAERTGGRPAASASAPAPASAPAETAPAEAARAEAAPAPQVRPRPAAGDRTHYALHVAELDTAVDTESAFASLFAGSRHAFWLDSARVEPGLSRFSFLGDARGPLAETVRYRVDEGVVEVDSAIPARHRESVFDYLQRELARRVIDAPPLPFDFTGGYVGYFGYELKGDCGSPNRYSAPTPDAVWIFADRFLAVDHQEGRTYLLALSTDPATADGATRWLADTAGALARQEPAAAPAAAPSDGPGTPGVEPRLARDREAYVQDVLRSQEYLTAGESYEICLTNVAEIPAADDGFTTYRRLRRANPAPYAAYLRLDGTEVACSSPERFLKITADRVAEAKPIKGTAPRGATPAEDEHARRELIASAKTRAENLMIVDLMRNDLGRVCEVGSVHVPVLMAAESYATVHQLVSTIRGTLKDGNDALDCVRACFPGGSMTGAPKQRTLEIIESLEGRARGIYSGAIGYLSCNGTTDLNIVIRTMVLADGRWRIGAGGAIVLGSDPHDEYDEMLLKANAPARALLPARPDTTPPAAERTGSDHR